Proteins from a genomic interval of Nostoc sp. GT001:
- a CDS encoding HNH endonuclease signature motif containing protein, producing the protein MAITTNTVEIVWCQAMVVPHYDPRVWRKDQCGAWINRYEYGNRNSPYGWEVDHITPVALGGSDVLSNLRPLQWKNNASRQAVRLVCSVISVGNLNMVTY; encoded by the coding sequence ATGGCCATTACTACAAATACTGTTGAGATTGTCTGGTGCCAAGCTATGGTTGTGCCTCATTACGACCCTCGTGTTTGGCGTAAAGACCAATGCGGTGCTTGGATTAATAGATACGAATATGGCAATAGAAACTCCCCTTATGGCTGGGAAGTAGACCATATAACACCTGTTGCTTTGGGTGGTAGTGATGTATTATCAAATCTCCGTCCCCTTCAATGGAAGAATAACGCTAGTAGGCAAGCGGTTCGACTCGTCTGCTCGGTAATATCTGTAGGAAATCTTAATATGGTTACTTACTAG
- a CDS encoding XRE family transcriptional regulator has product MENVNSIRIYREQTGFSQEQLGEQIGVTRQTIAAWERGEREPSLLQISKIARVLGVSLELLLDQPTDSLKGIGQLEVNLLFRSDEPSALTPYVRDHLTQKAVDYAEVEALLGEVPAIPALRPLEGYDEILVEELATEVRDWLGVGELTPIGDVLALLESKGLKVIPYLLPAKVSGFSAYTEAWGAVIFVNEDHPTERKFFTALHEVAHLIFHRREYKVPQTRSRPTEPREKAANHLAGAVLMPRGAVLRELHAYRNRWLPEPLLKDIKRRYGISLRTILYRAEQAELITKQQKGQQLGVLNKKYGPEDEPEKLPLPERLNRLERLVYTALIEKKLTVSRSAEILGEHVLTVREKLSEWLKQGEEDTM; this is encoded by the coding sequence ATGGAAAATGTTAACTCAATTCGTATTTATAGAGAGCAAACAGGATTTTCCCAGGAACAACTGGGAGAACAGATAGGCGTAACTCGGCAAACAATCGCAGCATGGGAACGAGGCGAACGCGAACCATCACTGCTACAAATTTCTAAAATTGCTAGAGTCTTAGGAGTATCGCTAGAACTTCTACTTGATCAACCAACAGACTCTCTAAAGGGGATTGGGCAACTAGAAGTTAACTTGCTTTTCCGATCTGATGAACCATCTGCGCTTACCCCCTATGTGCGAGACCATTTAACCCAAAAAGCTGTTGACTATGCTGAAGTAGAAGCGTTGCTAGGAGAGGTTCCTGCAATACCTGCACTCCGTCCCCTAGAAGGTTATGACGAAATACTTGTAGAAGAGTTAGCAACAGAGGTAAGAGACTGGTTAGGAGTAGGAGAATTAACACCTATTGGTGACGTATTAGCTTTATTAGAATCAAAAGGTCTTAAAGTTATCCCATACTTGCTACCAGCAAAAGTTTCTGGTTTCTCCGCCTATACTGAGGCTTGGGGTGCGGTAATTTTTGTCAATGAAGATCATCCCACAGAAAGAAAATTTTTTACTGCCCTTCATGAAGTGGCACACTTAATTTTTCATCGTCGTGAATACAAAGTACCCCAAACCCGTTCTCGTCCAACTGAACCACGAGAAAAAGCTGCTAATCATTTAGCAGGTGCAGTACTGATGCCTAGAGGTGCTGTCTTACGAGAGCTTCATGCCTACCGTAATCGCTGGCTTCCTGAACCGCTCTTAAAAGATATCAAGCGACGTTACGGCATCAGTCTTCGCACAATATTGTATCGAGCAGAACAAGCTGAATTAATTACAAAGCAGCAAAAGGGTCAACAGTTAGGCGTACTCAACAAGAAATATGGTCCAGAAGATGAGCCAGAGAAACTACCATTACCAGAAAGGCTGAATCGTTTGGAACGCTTGGTTTATACGGCATTAATAGAAAAGAAACTTACTGTATCTCGATCTGCCGAAATTTTAGGAGAACATGTTTTAACTGTACGGGAAAAACTCTCTGAATGGTTAAAACAAGGTGAGGAGGATACAATGTGA
- a CDS encoding DUF3155 domain-containing protein, with protein sequence MSKRIPQKLGRYNLRRRLRGKVLLSKVTSLICYQHNHQEKTCTTARKFIRNNNIQPPCVITVLKISGSE encoded by the coding sequence ATGTCAAAACGAATTCCACAAAAACTAGGTAGATACAATTTAAGACGCAGATTACGCGGAAAAGTTTTGCTATCAAAGGTTACAAGCTTGATTTGCTATCAACATAACCATCAAGAAAAAACCTGCACAACTGCAAGGAAATTCATTCGCAATAACAATATTCAACCACCATGTGTTATCACAGTACTCAAGATATCGGGTAGTGAATAA
- a CDS encoding GIY-YIG nuclease family protein: MELSGKIPSIPCCYMIELSRPLGNEKHQARYYLGSCANLKKRFQQHLQVSGAAFTRAAIKRGIEFKIVHVWKTSSKQEARQLEIQLKRYKNHAQLLRRVQNVKTNSTKTR; encoded by the coding sequence ATGGAATTGTCAGGAAAAATACCCTCAATTCCTTGCTGCTACATGATTGAGCTATCTCGTCCACTTGGAAATGAGAAACATCAAGCTCGTTATTACTTAGGTTCATGCGCGAACCTCAAGAAAAGATTTCAGCAGCATCTACAAGTATCTGGAGCAGCATTTACTCGTGCTGCGATAAAACGCGGCATCGAATTCAAAATTGTCCACGTGTGGAAGACTTCAAGTAAACAAGAAGCCCGTCAGCTTGAAATTCAACTCAAACGATATAAAAACCACGCACAATTATTAAGGAGAGTGCAAAATGTCAAAACGAATTCCACAAAAACTAGGTAG
- a CDS encoding DNA cytosine methyltransferase produces MNSTAANKKIAVSLFSGVGGFDLGFKAAGFEIAIAIDNNPIALATYQHNFPHATVLCKNIREVTGEEIRAHIQAKYINWDGEIHAVFGGPPCQGFSVAGLQNVEDERNSLVGEFVRLVLELNPLAAIMENVPGIENQKFGCITANLQAVLEEHYFLSKWNLNASDYGVPQARKRVFFVASKFGEIIPPKHQPQHTVRDAIADLLPVPLLPKQNTQEWHPDWVKGEYAKYLEKIFPNLGIVTNIRTGFTATTHTPEVIQQFINTPPGAREAKSKSKKLQWDGFCVTLRAGSGNRTALRPLHPEQPRVISVREAARLHSYPDWFNFSEAILHAQREIGNSVPPLLAYAVGMQVREHLECNTSYQINCQNWQNCLFLPISCNFKNISVFVNEMLSLSGLSKISKERSPPRLAKRKQXFVTCL; encoded by the coding sequence ATGAACTCAACAGCAGCAAACAAAAAAATAGCTGTTAGCCTATTCTCCGGGGTGGGTGGATTTGACTTGGGATTTAAAGCAGCAGGATTTGAAATCGCGATCGCTATTGATAACAATCCCATCGCCTTAGCAACATACCAACATAATTTCCCGCATGCCACAGTCTTGTGCAAAAACATTCGGGAAGTGACAGGGGAAGAAATACGCGCCCATATTCAGGCGAAGTACATCAATTGGGACGGGGAAATTCATGCCGTTTTTGGTGGCCCACCATGCCAAGGATTTAGTGTTGCCGGACTGCAAAATGTTGAGGATGAGAGAAACTCGTTGGTAGGGGAGTTTGTTCGGCTAGTGTTGGAACTCAATCCTCTAGCTGCAATCATGGAGAATGTGCCGGGGATTGAAAATCAGAAGTTTGGCTGCATTACTGCTAACCTCCAAGCAGTGCTAGAAGAACATTATTTCCTTAGCAAATGGAACCTGAACGCTTCAGATTACGGGGTTCCGCAAGCTAGAAAAAGGGTGTTTTTTGTTGCATCTAAGTTTGGAGAAATTATACCGCCAAAGCATCAACCTCAACATACAGTTAGAGATGCGATCGCGGACTTGTTGCCAGTCCCCCTACTCCCCAAGCAAAACACTCAAGAATGGCATCCAGATTGGGTGAAGGGAGAATATGCTAAGTATCTTGAAAAAATATTCCCAAATCTTGGTATAGTAACTAACATTAGAACGGGATTCACAGCGACAACACATACACCAGAAGTAATTCAGCAATTCATCAACACTCCCCCAGGTGCGAGAGAAGCTAAATCTAAATCAAAAAAGCTGCAATGGGATGGATTCTGCGTGACGTTAAGAGCGGGGAGTGGCAACCGCACCGCATTACGTCCCCTTCATCCAGAACAGCCACGAGTTATCTCAGTTAGAGAAGCTGCTCGCTTACACAGTTATCCTGATTGGTTTAATTTTAGTGAGGCAATACTCCACGCCCAAAGAGAAATCGGAAATTCGGTACCCCCATTGCTTGCATATGCTGTGGGAATGCAAGTTAGAGAACATCTAGAATGTAATACCAGTTATCAGATTAATTGCCAAAATTGGCAAAACTGCCTATTTTTACCAATTTCTTGCAATTTTAAGAATATATCGGTTTTTGTCAATGAAATGCTGTCTTTAAGCGGGTTAAGTAAAATCAGCAAAGAGCGATCGCCTCCACGTCTGGCTAAAAGAAAGCAAAANTTTGTTACTTGTCTGTAG